A window of the Juglans microcarpa x Juglans regia isolate MS1-56 chromosome 5D, Jm3101_v1.0, whole genome shotgun sequence genome harbors these coding sequences:
- the LOC121266601 gene encoding zinc finger protein 10-like, which yields MDQAQYRMWAAKRKHCWNSHIQASTSPFYNNNSWEEQAFAEDAAGPLGGCIWPPRSYSCSFCRREFRSAQALGGHMNVHRRDRARLKQSPSSYNETLNQNHHHNSIQNSITYPSQVCTLVYNPNPNFADPGIMVPPSSPSRVSAPPTHENCSAQAFIRPHASAAVQEHQKRPRISSPPSWSNLVADKYSYCISDLKTEEDKSSRFLESGYRPAKGDYVPTDLSVSMNLFVCRAHPTVPGGLEEISTVGCKRKRTDQASMLPFFLKPRSVDRQYLHSKELGVSPNSIEDLDLELRLGDPPQVK from the coding sequence ATGGATCAAGCGCAATATCGGATGTGGGCGGCGAAGAGGAAGCACTGTTGGAATTCTCACATTCAGGCATCGACGAGCCCTTTTTACAATAATAATTCATGGGAAGAGCAAGCTTTTGCGGAAGATGCAGCGGGTCCTTTAGGAGGTTGCATATGGCCTCCGCGTTCTTATTCTTGCAGTTTTTGCAGAAGAGAATTTCGGTCAGCTCAAGCTTTAGGGGGTCACATGAATGTTCACAGGAGGGACAGAGCTAGACTAAAGCAGTCTCCAAGTTCTTACAATGAAACTCTCAATCAAAACCATCATCACAATTCCATCCAGAATTCCATTACATACCCATCCCAAGTTTGTACCCTGGTTtataaccctaaccctaatttTGCTGATCCTGGTATTATGGTACCCCCATCTTCACCTTCTCGGGTTTCAGCTCCACCAACTCACGAAAATTGTAGTGCACAAGCCTTCATCCGCCCTCATGCTTCTGCTGCTGTCCAGGAACACCAAAAGAGGCCCCGTATTTCTTCCCCTCCTTCATGGTCAAATTTGGTTGCTGACAAATATAGCTATTGTATTTCCGATCTGAAAACTGAAGAAGATAAAAGTTCAAGATTTCTAGAATCAGGGTATAGGCCGGCTAAGGGGGATTATGTCCCAACTGATTTGTCTGTGAGCATGAATTTGTTTGTCTGTCGAGCTCACCCGACAGTGCCTGGGGGTCTGGAGGAGATCAGTACTGTCGGTTGTAAGAGAAAGAGAACTGATCAGGCGTCGATGTTGCCTTTCTTCCTAAAGCCAAGATCAGTTGATAGACAATATCTACACTCGAAGGAGCTCGGAGTAAGCCCTAACTCCATAGAAGACTTAGATCTTGAGCTCAGGCTTGGTGACCCGCCTCAGGTAAAGTAG